In one Gossypium hirsutum isolate 1008001.06 chromosome D09, Gossypium_hirsutum_v2.1, whole genome shotgun sequence genomic region, the following are encoded:
- the LOC107891764 gene encoding shaggy-related protein kinase eta isoform X1, protein MADDKQEISAPVVDVNDPVTGHVISTTIGGKNGEPKQTISYMAERVVGTGSFGIVFQAKCLETGETVAIKKVLQDRRYKNRELQLMRVLDHPNVISLKHCFFSTTTKNELFLNLVMEYVPESMYRVLKHYSSANQRMPLIYVKLYTYQIFRGLAYLHSVVGVCHRDLKPQNVLVDPLTHQVKICDFGSAKVLVKGEANISYICSRFYRAPELIFGATEYTTSIDIWSAGCVLAELLLGQPLFPGENAVGQLVEIIKVLGTPTREEIRCMNPNYTDFRFPQMKAHPWHKVFHKRMPPEAIDLTSRLLQYSPSLRCTALEACAHPFFDELREPNARLPNGRPLPPLFNFKQELSGASPELINKLIPDHVKRQIGLQHFMHPAGT, encoded by the exons ATGGCTGACGATAAG CAGGAAATCTCGGCCCCTGTTGTTGATGTCAACGATCCAGTCACTGGTCACGTCATTTCCACCACGATTGGAGGCAAAAATGGAGAGCCTAAACAG ACCATCAGTTATATGGCAGAGCGCGTAGTCGGCACCGGATCTTTTGGGATTGTTTTCCAG GCAAAATGCTTGGAAACGGGAGAGACTGTGGCTATAAAAAAGGTTCTGCAAGACAGAAGATATAAAAATCGTGAACTGCAGTTGATGCGTGTGCTGGATCATCCAAATGTGATTTCCTTGAAGCATTGTTTCTTTTCCACGACAACTAAAAATGAGCTTTTTCTTAACTTGGTTATGGAATACGTACCGGAGAGCATGTACAGGGTTTTGAAACATTACAGCAGTGCAAATCAAAGAATGCCGCTTATATATGTTAAACTTTACACATACCAG ATATTCAGGGGGCTTGCATACCTCCACAGTGTTGTCGGAGTTTGCCATAGGGATTTGAAGCCTCAAAATGTTTTG GTTGATCCTTTGACTCACCAGGTTAAGATATGTGATTTTGGAAGTGCAAAAGTGCTT GTCAAAGGTGAAGCTAACATTTCATACATATGCTCGCGTTTCTATCGGGCTCCAGAACTTATCTTTGGCGCGACAGAATACACAACCTCAATTGATATCTGGTCAGCTGGTTGTGTTCTAGCTGAACTATTGCTGGGCCAG CCGTTGTTTCCCGGAGAGAATGCTGTGGGCCAGCTTGTAGAGATTATTAAG GTCCTAGGTACTCCTACTAGGGAAGAAATTCGCTGTATGAATCCCAATTACACGGATTTTAGGTTTCCACAGATGAAAGCGCATCCGTGGCATAAG GTTTTTCACAAAAGGATGCCTCCCGAAGCAATCGATCTTACTTCACGACTGTTGCAATACTCACCTAGTCTTCGCTGTACAGCT CTTGAAGCATGTGCGCATCCCTTCTTTGATGAGCTGCGAGAACCTAATGCTCGCCTACCAAATGGTCGACCTTTACCGCCACTCTTTAACTTCAAACAGGAA TTATCTGGGGCTTCACCGGAGCTGATTAACAAGTTGATTCCTGATCATGTGAAACGGCAGATAGGGCTCCAACATTTCATGCATCCAGCCGGAACATAA
- the LOC107891764 gene encoding shaggy-related protein kinase eta isoform X3 encodes MAERVVGTGSFGIVFQAKCLETGETVAIKKVLQDRRYKNRELQLMRVLDHPNVISLKHCFFSTTTKNELFLNLVMEYVPESMYRVLKHYSSANQRMPLIYVKLYTYQIFRGLAYLHSVVGVCHRDLKPQNVLVDPLTHQVKICDFGSAKVLVKGEANISYICSRFYRAPELIFGATEYTTSIDIWSAGCVLAELLLGQPLFPGENAVGQLVEIIKVLGTPTREEIRCMNPNYTDFRFPQMKAHPWHKVFHKRMPPEAIDLTSRLLQYSPSLRCTALEACAHPFFDELREPNARLPNGRPLPPLFNFKQELSGASPELINKLIPDHVKRQIGLQHFMHPAGT; translated from the exons ATGGCAGAGCGCGTAGTCGGCACCGGATCTTTTGGGATTGTTTTCCAG GCAAAATGCTTGGAAACGGGAGAGACTGTGGCTATAAAAAAGGTTCTGCAAGACAGAAGATATAAAAATCGTGAACTGCAGTTGATGCGTGTGCTGGATCATCCAAATGTGATTTCCTTGAAGCATTGTTTCTTTTCCACGACAACTAAAAATGAGCTTTTTCTTAACTTGGTTATGGAATACGTACCGGAGAGCATGTACAGGGTTTTGAAACATTACAGCAGTGCAAATCAAAGAATGCCGCTTATATATGTTAAACTTTACACATACCAG ATATTCAGGGGGCTTGCATACCTCCACAGTGTTGTCGGAGTTTGCCATAGGGATTTGAAGCCTCAAAATGTTTTG GTTGATCCTTTGACTCACCAGGTTAAGATATGTGATTTTGGAAGTGCAAAAGTGCTT GTCAAAGGTGAAGCTAACATTTCATACATATGCTCGCGTTTCTATCGGGCTCCAGAACTTATCTTTGGCGCGACAGAATACACAACCTCAATTGATATCTGGTCAGCTGGTTGTGTTCTAGCTGAACTATTGCTGGGCCAG CCGTTGTTTCCCGGAGAGAATGCTGTGGGCCAGCTTGTAGAGATTATTAAG GTCCTAGGTACTCCTACTAGGGAAGAAATTCGCTGTATGAATCCCAATTACACGGATTTTAGGTTTCCACAGATGAAAGCGCATCCGTGGCATAAG GTTTTTCACAAAAGGATGCCTCCCGAAGCAATCGATCTTACTTCACGACTGTTGCAATACTCACCTAGTCTTCGCTGTACAGCT CTTGAAGCATGTGCGCATCCCTTCTTTGATGAGCTGCGAGAACCTAATGCTCGCCTACCAAATGGTCGACCTTTACCGCCACTCTTTAACTTCAAACAGGAA TTATCTGGGGCTTCACCGGAGCTGATTAACAAGTTGATTCCTGATCATGTGAAACGGCAGATAGGGCTCCAACATTTCATGCATCCAGCCGGAACATAA
- the LOC107891764 gene encoding shaggy-related protein kinase eta isoform X2, translating into MADDKEISAPVVDVNDPVTGHVISTTIGGKNGEPKQTISYMAERVVGTGSFGIVFQAKCLETGETVAIKKVLQDRRYKNRELQLMRVLDHPNVISLKHCFFSTTTKNELFLNLVMEYVPESMYRVLKHYSSANQRMPLIYVKLYTYQIFRGLAYLHSVVGVCHRDLKPQNVLVDPLTHQVKICDFGSAKVLVKGEANISYICSRFYRAPELIFGATEYTTSIDIWSAGCVLAELLLGQPLFPGENAVGQLVEIIKVLGTPTREEIRCMNPNYTDFRFPQMKAHPWHKVFHKRMPPEAIDLTSRLLQYSPSLRCTALEACAHPFFDELREPNARLPNGRPLPPLFNFKQELSGASPELINKLIPDHVKRQIGLQHFMHPAGT; encoded by the exons ATGGCTGACGATAAG GAAATCTCGGCCCCTGTTGTTGATGTCAACGATCCAGTCACTGGTCACGTCATTTCCACCACGATTGGAGGCAAAAATGGAGAGCCTAAACAG ACCATCAGTTATATGGCAGAGCGCGTAGTCGGCACCGGATCTTTTGGGATTGTTTTCCAG GCAAAATGCTTGGAAACGGGAGAGACTGTGGCTATAAAAAAGGTTCTGCAAGACAGAAGATATAAAAATCGTGAACTGCAGTTGATGCGTGTGCTGGATCATCCAAATGTGATTTCCTTGAAGCATTGTTTCTTTTCCACGACAACTAAAAATGAGCTTTTTCTTAACTTGGTTATGGAATACGTACCGGAGAGCATGTACAGGGTTTTGAAACATTACAGCAGTGCAAATCAAAGAATGCCGCTTATATATGTTAAACTTTACACATACCAG ATATTCAGGGGGCTTGCATACCTCCACAGTGTTGTCGGAGTTTGCCATAGGGATTTGAAGCCTCAAAATGTTTTG GTTGATCCTTTGACTCACCAGGTTAAGATATGTGATTTTGGAAGTGCAAAAGTGCTT GTCAAAGGTGAAGCTAACATTTCATACATATGCTCGCGTTTCTATCGGGCTCCAGAACTTATCTTTGGCGCGACAGAATACACAACCTCAATTGATATCTGGTCAGCTGGTTGTGTTCTAGCTGAACTATTGCTGGGCCAG CCGTTGTTTCCCGGAGAGAATGCTGTGGGCCAGCTTGTAGAGATTATTAAG GTCCTAGGTACTCCTACTAGGGAAGAAATTCGCTGTATGAATCCCAATTACACGGATTTTAGGTTTCCACAGATGAAAGCGCATCCGTGGCATAAG GTTTTTCACAAAAGGATGCCTCCCGAAGCAATCGATCTTACTTCACGACTGTTGCAATACTCACCTAGTCTTCGCTGTACAGCT CTTGAAGCATGTGCGCATCCCTTCTTTGATGAGCTGCGAGAACCTAATGCTCGCCTACCAAATGGTCGACCTTTACCGCCACTCTTTAACTTCAAACAGGAA TTATCTGGGGCTTCACCGGAGCTGATTAACAAGTTGATTCCTGATCATGTGAAACGGCAGATAGGGCTCCAACATTTCATGCATCCAGCCGGAACATAA